A genomic stretch from Oleomonas cavernae includes:
- a CDS encoding lytic transglycosylase domain-containing protein, producing MVLLALAAGAAATLAPFDHPAQAQTTAARFPSLLSASDRQIYTQAFAAAADGDWDNAAAIAAPARDRTLAKVIDWQRFLAKENYAGFDEIAQFVDRNPNWPRRATLLARAEAAIDPTATTPSRLITWFERNPPATGIGKLRFGAALLAAGDKARGLLLLRQGWIDADTDSLAEGQILASYGGQLTQADHIARMNRLLMDEDVAEARRLQPLLPPDYRAMSTAAISYILAAKTAAKDLAAVPAARRDEPGLLFARVRYLRSLDYDDQAVDLIASLPEGTTAQNAPKWWPHIRYAARRLVTAGRYQEAYRVARMHNLTDGTDYFEAEWTAGWIALRFLRQPDVGLRHFTAMSTKVKTPISVSRASYWAGRAAAAAGNAAAARTWYEKAAAQSQTFYGQLAAFELGETVSRALPVDPRPDAGAQATLDRDELVRAARMLIEIGEVNRIRPFLKQVMENNPSPALRALVADMAATNGGTYAGVIAAKEASLAGTFLGARGYPIMNMPEGALTERALALALTRQESEFRAEAVSPAGARGLMQLMPGTAKLVAKDLGLTFDQGRLTSDPSYNMTLGVAHLDELLEDFGGSYAMVAGAYNAGGGRIDQWVDRFGDPRSSTVDVVDWIEMVPFEETRNYIQRVIENTQVYRQRLAGSKQPALGIARDLLRGAGSRASPIVDRPYRGSTAG from the coding sequence ATGGTGTTGTTAGCGCTCGCGGCGGGTGCGGCGGCGACGCTTGCACCGTTCGATCACCCGGCGCAGGCGCAAACGACGGCGGCGCGCTTCCCCTCGCTGCTCAGCGCTTCCGACCGGCAGATCTATACCCAGGCCTTTGCCGCGGCCGCCGATGGCGACTGGGACAACGCCGCGGCGATCGCCGCCCCGGCCCGCGACCGCACCCTGGCCAAGGTCATCGACTGGCAGCGCTTCCTGGCCAAGGAAAACTATGCCGGCTTCGACGAGATCGCCCAATTCGTCGACCGCAATCCCAATTGGCCGCGCCGCGCCACCCTCCTAGCCCGGGCCGAGGCGGCGATCGACCCGACCGCGACCACCCCGTCGCGCCTGATCACCTGGTTCGAACGCAACCCGCCGGCCACCGGGATCGGCAAGCTGCGCTTCGGCGCCGCCCTGCTGGCCGCCGGCGACAAGGCGCGCGGCCTGCTGCTGCTGCGCCAGGGCTGGATCGATGCCGACACCGACAGCCTGGCCGAGGGCCAGATCCTGGCCAGCTATGGCGGGCAATTGACCCAGGCCGACCATATCGCCCGGATGAACCGGCTGCTGATGGACGAGGATGTGGCCGAGGCGCGGCGCCTGCAGCCGCTGCTGCCGCCCGACTACCGCGCCATGTCGACGGCGGCGATCTCGTACATCCTGGCCGCCAAGACCGCGGCCAAGGATCTTGCCGCCGTTCCCGCCGCCCGCCGGGACGAGCCGGGCCTGCTGTTCGCGCGCGTGCGCTATCTGCGCTCGCTCGATTACGACGACCAGGCCGTCGACCTGATCGCCAGCCTGCCCGAGGGCACCACGGCACAGAATGCGCCTAAGTGGTGGCCGCACATCCGCTACGCTGCCCGCCGCCTGGTCACCGCCGGCCGCTACCAGGAAGCCTACCGGGTCGCCCGGATGCACAACCTGACCGACGGCACCGATTATTTCGAGGCGGAATGGACTGCCGGCTGGATCGCCCTGCGCTTCCTGCGCCAGCCCGATGTCGGCCTGCGCCATTTCACCGCCATGTCGACCAAGGTGAAGACGCCGATTTCGGTCTCGCGCGCCAGCTACTGGGCGGGGCGGGCCGCGGCCGCGGCGGGCAATGCCGCCGCCGCGCGCACCTGGTACGAAAAGGCGGCTGCCCAGTCGCAAACCTTCTACGGCCAGCTCGCCGCCTTCGAACTGGGCGAGACGGTGTCGCGCGCCCTGCCCGTCGATCCCCGGCCCGATGCCGGGGCACAGGCCACCCTCGACCGGGACGAGCTGGTCCGGGCCGCCCGCATGCTGATCGAAATCGGCGAGGTGAACCGGATCCGCCCCTTCCTCAAGCAGGTGATGGAGAACAATCCCTCGCCCGCGCTGCGCGCCCTGGTGGCCGACATGGCCGCGACCAACGGCGGCACCTATGCCGGCGTCATCGCCGCCAAGGAAGCCAGCCTGGCCGGCACCTTCCTGGGTGCCCGCGGCTATCCGATCATGAACATGCCCGAAGGCGCCCTGACCGAGCGCGCCCTGGCCCTGGCCCTGACCCGGCAGGAGAGCGAATTCCGCGCCGAGGCGGTCAGCCCGGCCGGCGCCCGCGGCCTGATGCAGTTGATGCCGGGGACCGCCAAGCTGGTGGCCAAGGACCTGGGCCTGACCTTCGATCAGGGACGGCTCACCTCCGACCCCTCCTACAACATGACCCTGGGCGTCGCGCACCTCGACGAGCTGCTGGAGGATTTCGGCGGCTCCTACGCCATGGTCGCCGGGGCCTACAATGCCGGCGGCGGGCGCATCGACCAATGGGTGGATCGTTTCGGCGATCCGCGCTCGTCCACCGTCGATGTCGTGGACTGGATCGAGATGGTCCCCTTCGAGGAGACCCGCAACTATATCCAGCGCGTGATCGAGAACACCCAGGTCTATCGCCAGCGCCTGGCCGGCAGCAAGCAGCCGGCCCTGGGCATCGCCCGGGACCTGTTGCGCGGCGCGGGCTCGCGCGCCTCGCCGATCGTCGACCGGCCCTACCGCGGCAGCACCGCCGGCTGA
- the dapA gene encoding 4-hydroxy-tetrahydrodipicolinate synthase gives MSDVRTRLRGSITALITPFKDGKVDARAFQDFVDWQIKEGTHGIVPCGTTGESPTLSHEEHHQVVELAIEAAAGRVPVVAGAGSNSTAEAIDLAAHAKRAGADACLIVTPYYNKPSQDGLFAHFEAISKAVDLPIVVYNIPGRCVVDITVATMARIARLPTVIGVKEATGDVSRIAKHREVIGPDFIQLSGDDGLALASVATGARGCISVGSNVVPRAYADMQEAALAGDFGRALSIQDRLAPLNEALFLETNPSPAKWGVARLGRCQPDLRLPLLPIGAATAERMEAAMTRAGALN, from the coding sequence ATGTCCGACGTCCGCACCCGCCTGCGCGGGTCGATCACCGCACTCATCACCCCGTTCAAGGACGGCAAGGTGGATGCGCGTGCCTTTCAGGACTTCGTCGACTGGCAGATCAAAGAGGGCACCCACGGCATCGTGCCCTGCGGCACCACCGGCGAAAGCCCGACGCTCAGCCATGAAGAACACCACCAGGTGGTCGAACTGGCGATCGAGGCGGCGGCCGGCCGGGTGCCGGTGGTTGCCGGCGCCGGCTCGAACTCGACGGCCGAGGCGATCGACCTCGCCGCCCATGCCAAGAGGGCCGGCGCCGATGCCTGTCTGATCGTCACGCCCTATTACAACAAGCCCAGCCAGGACGGACTGTTCGCGCATTTCGAGGCGATCTCGAAGGCGGTGGACCTGCCGATCGTCGTCTACAACATTCCCGGCCGCTGCGTCGTCGACATCACCGTGGCCACCATGGCCCGCATCGCCCGGCTGCCGACCGTCATCGGGGTGAAGGAAGCCACCGGCGACGTCTCGCGCATCGCCAAGCACCGCGAAGTGATCGGGCCCGATTTCATCCAGCTTTCAGGCGACGACGGCCTGGCCCTGGCCTCGGTCGCGACCGGTGCCCGGGGCTGCATCTCGGTGGGCTCCAACGTCGTGCCCCGGGCCTATGCCGACATGCAGGAGGCCGCCCTGGCGGGCGACTTCGGCCGCGCCCTGTCGATCCAGGACAGGCTGGCGCCCCTGAACGAAGCCCTGTTCCTCGAAACCAATCCCTCGCCCGCCAAGTGGGGTGTCGCACGGCTGGGCCGTTGCCAGCCCGACCTGCGCCTGCCGCTGCTGCCCATCGGCGCTGCCACTGCCGAGCGCATGGAAGCGGCGATGACGCGCGCGGGCGCCCTCAATTGA
- a CDS encoding efflux RND transporter periplasmic adaptor subunit, whose protein sequence is MTKAKLLVGLAFSALLALAGCDNGSGQPQARPPAPVTVAPPLVRDMADYDEFTGRFAAVDSVEIRARVSGYLDSIHFKDGQEVSKGQLLYVIDPRPFEAEVARAKADVDAADAQLELAEREVARYGALRQGGNASQQTLDEKLQARRSASASVQSAQAALRQAELNLEFTSITAPVAGRISRTNVTVGNLVSGADAGGTALTTIVSVDPIYLYFDGDEQVYLRSQRRNLLGELPDPRITAIPIDLALADETGFPHAGWMDFVDNQLDQATGTIRVRGIFANPGRVFTPGMFARVRVAGSEPKRTILIPDAAIGTDQTRRFVWVIGAENKPQLTIVELGSAVGSLRVVRSGLTPTDQVVVNGIMRVRPGVPVSPIPAHLDDDGKIVNDPTPVADAKPEGAK, encoded by the coding sequence ATGACCAAGGCGAAACTTCTCGTGGGCCTGGCCTTCAGCGCCCTGTTGGCGCTCGCCGGTTGCGACAACGGCAGCGGCCAGCCGCAGGCCCGGCCCCCCGCGCCCGTGACCGTGGCCCCGCCCCTGGTGCGGGACATGGCCGACTACGACGAATTCACCGGCCGCTTCGCCGCGGTCGATTCCGTCGAAATCCGCGCCCGCGTCTCCGGCTACCTCGATTCGATCCATTTCAAGGACGGCCAGGAAGTCTCCAAGGGGCAATTGCTGTACGTCATCGACCCGCGCCCCTTCGAGGCCGAGGTGGCGCGGGCCAAGGCGGATGTCGATGCGGCCGATGCCCAGCTCGAACTGGCCGAACGGGAGGTTGCCCGCTATGGCGCCCTGCGCCAGGGCGGCAACGCCTCGCAGCAGACCCTGGACGAGAAACTGCAGGCCCGCCGGTCGGCCTCGGCCAGCGTGCAATCGGCCCAGGCCGCGCTGCGCCAGGCCGAGCTGAACCTCGAGTTCACCAGCATCACGGCGCCGGTCGCCGGCCGCATCAGCCGCACCAACGTGACGGTCGGCAACCTGGTCTCGGGCGCCGATGCCGGCGGCACGGCGCTGACCACCATCGTCTCGGTCGACCCGATCTATCTCTATTTCGACGGCGACGAGCAGGTCTATCTGCGCTCGCAGCGGCGCAACCTGCTGGGCGAATTGCCGGATCCGCGCATCACGGCGATTCCGATCGACCTTGCCCTGGCCGACGAGACCGGCTTTCCCCACGCCGGCTGGATGGATTTCGTCGACAATCAGCTCGACCAGGCGACCGGCACGATCCGGGTCCGCGGCATCTTCGCCAATCCCGGCCGGGTGTTCACCCCGGGCATGTTCGCCCGTGTCCGCGTCGCCGGATCGGAGCCCAAGCGCACCATCCTGATCCCCGACGCCGCCATCGGCACCGACCAGACCCGCCGCTTCGTCTGGGTCATCGGGGCGGAAAACAAGCCGCAGCTCACCATCGTCGAACTGGGCTCGGCCGTGGGCAGCCTGCGCGTTGTCCGCAGCGGCCTGACCCCAACCGACCAGGTCGTGGTCAACGGCATCATGCGGGTCCGGCCGGGCGTCCCGGTCAGCCCGATCCCGGCGCACCTCGACGACGACGGCAAGATCGTCAACGACCCCACCCCGGTGGCCGACGCCAAGCCGGAGGGCGCGAAGTGA
- the smpB gene encoding SsrA-binding protein SmpB, which yields MADKKREEARKYLTENRKARHNYHIEARYEAGVILKGSEVKSLRGGQSNIAEAYAGANAQGGGLWLYNAYIPEYKQANRENHEPRRPRQLLLHAREIAKLSQEVTRGGMTLVPLSIYFNERGMAKVEIGLAKGKKLHDKRASEKERDWNREKSRVLRGDKR from the coding sequence ATGGCCGACAAGAAGCGCGAGGAAGCGCGCAAATACCTCACGGAAAATCGCAAGGCGCGCCACAACTATCATATCGAGGCACGCTACGAGGCCGGCGTGATCCTGAAGGGGTCCGAGGTCAAGTCCCTGCGCGGCGGCCAGAGCAACATTGCCGAAGCCTATGCCGGGGCCAATGCCCAGGGCGGCGGGCTGTGGCTCTACAATGCCTATATCCCGGAATACAAGCAGGCCAACCGCGAGAACCACGAGCCGCGCCGGCCGCGCCAATTGCTGCTCCACGCCCGCGAGATCGCCAAGCTATCCCAGGAAGTGACGCGCGGCGGCATGACCCTGGTGCCGCTCTCGATCTATTTCAACGAGCGCGGCATGGCCAAGGTCGAGATCGGCCTGGCCAAGGGCAAGAAGCTGCACGACAAGCGCGCCTCCGAGAAGGAGCGCGACTGGAACCGCGAAAAATCGCGTGTCCTGCGGGGTGACAAGCGATGA
- a CDS encoding alpha/beta fold hydrolase — translation MAAYRDLRYTSHDGLSLYARYYGNFSDSRLPVVCLPGLTRNSKDFESLALHLSQGGRRVISPDFRGRGLSDYDPVMMNYVPPTYARDVIELLGLTGINRAVFVGTSLGGIVTQIVSLLAPHLLAGAVLNDIGPELSPEGLARIAAFAGNQSDPATWDEAVAQIKGLNLSQFPVLPDTAWERFAHAVFVEKPEGGLRPNYDAKIGEALRTGGPGGDLWAVFGGLAAVPTAVLRGALSDLLSPATVAKMVAAKPDLVTVEVPERGHAPLLDEPVSVAAIEALIARVEG, via the coding sequence ATGGCCGCCTATCGTGACCTGCGTTACACGTCCCATGACGGCCTCTCCCTCTATGCCCGCTACTACGGCAATTTCAGCGACAGCCGCCTGCCGGTCGTCTGCCTGCCCGGCCTGACCCGCAATTCCAAGGATTTCGAGAGCCTTGCCCTGCACCTGTCCCAAGGCGGACGGCGCGTGATCTCGCCCGATTTCCGCGGCCGGGGCCTGTCGGACTACGACCCGGTGATGATGAACTACGTGCCGCCGACCTATGCCCGGGACGTGATCGAACTGCTGGGCCTGACCGGGATCAATCGGGCGGTCTTCGTCGGCACCTCGCTGGGCGGCATCGTCACCCAGATCGTCTCGCTGCTGGCGCCGCACCTGCTGGCCGGCGCGGTGCTCAACGATATCGGCCCCGAACTGTCGCCCGAGGGCCTGGCCCGCATCGCCGCCTTTGCCGGTAACCAGTCGGATCCCGCCACCTGGGACGAGGCGGTGGCACAGATCAAGGGCCTGAACCTGTCGCAGTTCCCTGTCTTGCCCGACACGGCGTGGGAGCGTTTCGCCCATGCCGTCTTCGTCGAGAAGCCGGAAGGCGGCCTGCGGCCCAATTATGATGCCAAGATCGGCGAAGCGCTGCGCACAGGCGGGCCGGGCGGCGACCTGTGGGCGGTCTTCGGCGGCCTGGCGGCCGTCCCCACCGCCGTCCTGCGCGGCGCCCTGTCCGACCTGCTGTCGCCGGCGACGGTCGCCAAGATGGTGGCGGCCAAGCCCGACCTCGTCACCGTCGAAGTGCCCGAGCGCGGCCATGCCCCCCTGCTGGACGAGCCCGTCTCGGTTGCCGCCATCGAGGCCCTGATCGCCCGCGTCGAGGGGTGA
- a CDS encoding type II toxin-antitoxin system RelE/ParE family toxin encodes MIYRIRYHPSVGRDLDGIAQRILEFAGPKIAEAKLDEILQTIRRLSVQPHIGSLRQDIAPGLRAIPAGRKGVVAFVVDDEAAQVLIYAVTYGGADWAMRTKLRR; translated from the coding sequence GTGATCTATCGCATCCGCTATCATCCTTCGGTCGGGCGCGATCTGGATGGGATTGCGCAACGGATCCTGGAATTTGCAGGGCCGAAGATCGCCGAGGCCAAGCTGGATGAGATCCTGCAAACGATCAGGCGTCTGTCCGTACAGCCCCACATCGGGTCGCTCCGTCAAGATATCGCCCCCGGGCTGAGGGCCATCCCGGCCGGCCGCAAGGGTGTCGTCGCCTTCGTGGTCGACGATGAGGCAGCGCAAGTCCTGATCTACGCGGTGACCTATGGCGGTGCCGATTGGGCCATGCGCACCAAGCTGCGCCGCTGA
- a CDS encoding sulfite oxidase-like oxidoreductase has product MSDDDKPTLIGQIKEKLIGSKQKWAKEGRLLTGTTAEHTVRLPPGQRLVKDWPVLDLGVQPSVPKDVWRLDVDGAVVNPLSWNWTDFMAQPQVEDTSDIHCVTAWSRYDNRWTGVSAQFLLAQVQPRPEARHVILHSYDGYTTNVTLEHFAAPDVIIAHAWEGQPLSREHGGPVRLVMPQFYLWKSAKWLKRIEFRADDKPGFWEVRGYHNEGDPWLEDRYS; this is encoded by the coding sequence ATGAGCGACGACGACAAACCCACCCTGATCGGCCAGATCAAGGAAAAGCTCATCGGCTCAAAGCAGAAATGGGCCAAGGAAGGCCGCCTGCTGACCGGCACCACGGCCGAGCATACCGTGCGCCTGCCGCCCGGCCAGCGCCTGGTCAAGGATTGGCCGGTGCTGGACCTGGGCGTCCAGCCCTCGGTGCCCAAGGACGTCTGGCGTCTCGACGTCGACGGCGCCGTGGTCAACCCGCTGTCCTGGAACTGGACCGATTTCATGGCCCAGCCGCAGGTCGAGGATACCTCGGACATCCACTGCGTCACCGCCTGGTCGCGCTATGACAACCGCTGGACCGGCGTCTCGGCGCAGTTCCTGCTGGCCCAGGTGCAGCCCCGGCCGGAAGCCCGCCACGTCATCCTGCACTCGTACGACGGCTACACCACCAACGTGACGCTGGAGCATTTCGCGGCGCCCGACGTGATCATCGCCCATGCCTGGGAAGGCCAGCCCCTGAGCCGCGAGCACGGCGGTCCGGTGCGCCTGGTCATGCCCCAGTTCTATCTGTGGAAGTCGGCCAAATGGCTGAAGCGGATCGAATTCCGCGCCGACGACAAGCCCGGCTTCTGGGAAGTCCGCGGCTATCACAACGAAGGCGATCCGTGGTTGGAAGACCGCTATAGCTGA
- a CDS encoding TetR/AcrR family transcriptional regulator — MDSDTPGRDAVRSTKLLRRRQEERSASMRMQLVEATIAALIERGYARTTSVEICQRAGVTRGALLHHFDSLADLFAVTLSHIYDRLLARSSMRGPERSGGRDLVESLWDHFSQPEYKAVIELWLAARNEPELGVSLSPAILQISNLADPRFNPRLSAALGQSADAVPLYRLILESMIGMALGRAVTPGGGMLGHEERVVDLLGRLAGEMLNKP; from the coding sequence ATGGATTCCGACACTCCCGGCCGGGATGCCGTGCGCAGTACCAAGTTGCTGCGCCGCCGGCAGGAGGAACGTTCGGCCTCGATGCGGATGCAACTGGTCGAGGCAACGATCGCGGCCCTGATCGAGCGGGGCTATGCCCGGACGACGAGCGTGGAGATCTGCCAGCGTGCAGGCGTCACACGGGGTGCGCTGCTGCATCATTTCGACAGTCTCGCCGATCTCTTTGCTGTGACGCTTTCCCATATCTATGATCGCCTGCTGGCAAGATCGTCGATGCGCGGACCGGAACGGTCGGGCGGCCGGGACCTTGTGGAAAGCCTTTGGGACCACTTCTCGCAGCCCGAATACAAGGCGGTGATCGAGTTGTGGCTTGCCGCCCGCAACGAGCCGGAACTCGGCGTATCGCTGTCGCCCGCCATCCTTCAGATCAGCAACCTTGCCGACCCCCGTTTCAATCCGCGCCTGTCGGCGGCGCTGGGGCAATCGGCGGATGCCGTGCCGCTTTACCGGCTGATTCTCGAGAGCATGATCGGCATGGCCCTGGGCCGGGCTGTCACACCAGGGGGCGGTATGCTTGGCCATGAGGAGCGGGTCGTGGATCTTCTTGGCCGCCTGGCCGGGGAGATGCTCAACAAGCCCTGA
- a CDS encoding efflux RND transporter permease subunit, producing MKIPHFFIDRPIFAAVLSIVIMIVGGIAFFGLPIAQYPEIAPPTVVVTANYPGANPEAIATTVAAPIEEQVNGIDNMIYMRSYSSADGRMQLTVTFQPGTDLDTAQVLVQNRVSIAEPLLPEEVRRQGVTTAKSSPDLMMVIHLLSPDSTFDNLYISNYVSLQIKDVLSRVDGVGSITVFGARDYAMRIWLDPERMANLNLSAEDVLSAVQSQNNEIAGGKLGQQPLELATPFEVPVRLQGRLQTPEQFGEIIVKAVSGGQFVRLRDVARVELAARDYTTNSYLDGKPAAAMGVFQRPGSNAVATAAALKAKMAELSQAFPKGLEYRIVYNPTDFVEESIAEVVKTLFEAIALVVIVVFVFLQSWRATIIPIVAIPVALIGTFAIMAGLGFSLNTLSMFGLVLAIGIVVDDAIVVVEAVEHHIAQGLSPRDAARKTMDEVSGALIAIAIVLGAVFVPTAFIPGISGAFYKQFAVTVAVATAISAFNSLTLSPALAALLLRPHRIHTTDSRNPLRWLFSGFNRGFTWLSDRYGRVVGGFTRRAALLLIVYAGLIGATVFGFAHVPTGFIPMQDRGYLIAVIQLPPGASLARTDEVLHRASDIARGVPGVAHTVTIAGFSGATFTSASNAGAIFVTLKDAAERAAEGHSVDAIMAELNQKLFVIEEAFVLIVPPPPVSGIGNAGGFSLQIQDRLGQGIGPLKTAVDDFVTKANQIPGLSSVYTPFTIGTPQLFVDVDRVKAQILNVSPQAIFDAVTTFLGSSYVNDLTLFGRSYRVTAQADSQFRIDQADIAHLRARSNDGAMVPLGSVASFRNISGPDLVVRYNQYLAAPVTGSLLPGVSTGQALSSLEALATESLPEGIAFEWTELSYQQKIAGNTALIVFPLAVLFVFLALSAQYESWALPLAIILIVPMCLLSALGGIYFRGIDNNILVQIGFVVLVGLASKNAILIIEFARQQEDLGKDRFAAVLEACRLRLRPILMTSFAFTLGVVPMAIAAGAGAEMRQALGTAVVFGMLGVTIFGLLFTPVFYTVIRGLVGRREKRGNMATTAPAE from the coding sequence GTGAAGATCCCGCACTTCTTCATCGACCGCCCGATCTTCGCGGCGGTCCTGTCGATCGTCATCATGATCGTCGGCGGCATCGCCTTCTTCGGCCTGCCCATCGCACAATACCCGGAAATCGCCCCGCCCACCGTGGTGGTGACCGCCAACTATCCCGGCGCCAACCCGGAAGCCATCGCCACCACCGTGGCCGCCCCGATCGAGGAGCAGGTCAACGGCATCGACAACATGATCTACATGCGCTCCTACTCGTCGGCCGACGGGCGCATGCAGTTAACCGTCACCTTCCAGCCGGGGACCGACCTCGACACCGCCCAGGTGCTGGTGCAGAACCGGGTCTCGATCGCCGAGCCGCTGCTGCCCGAGGAAGTGCGGCGCCAGGGCGTGACCACCGCCAAGTCGTCGCCCGACCTGATGATGGTGATCCACCTGCTGTCGCCCGACAGCACCTTCGACAATCTCTACATCTCCAATTACGTATCCCTGCAGATCAAGGACGTGCTCTCGCGCGTGGACGGCGTGGGCAGCATCACGGTGTTCGGCGCCCGCGACTATGCCATGCGCATCTGGCTCGATCCCGAGCGGATGGCCAACCTGAACCTGTCCGCCGAGGATGTCCTCTCGGCCGTGCAGTCGCAGAACAACGAGATCGCCGGCGGCAAGCTGGGCCAGCAGCCGCTGGAGCTGGCGACCCCGTTCGAGGTGCCGGTGCGCCTGCAAGGCCGCCTGCAAACGCCCGAACAATTCGGCGAGATCATCGTCAAGGCCGTCTCGGGCGGGCAGTTCGTGCGCCTGCGCGACGTCGCCCGGGTCGAGCTGGCGGCGCGCGACTACACCACCAATTCCTATCTCGACGGCAAGCCGGCGGCGGCCATGGGCGTGTTCCAGCGCCCGGGCTCCAACGCCGTCGCCACCGCCGCGGCGCTGAAGGCCAAGATGGCCGAACTGTCGCAGGCCTTTCCCAAGGGCCTCGAGTACCGGATCGTCTACAATCCCACCGACTTCGTCGAGGAATCGATCGCCGAGGTGGTGAAGACCCTGTTCGAGGCGATCGCCCTGGTCGTCATCGTGGTCTTCGTCTTCCTGCAAAGCTGGCGCGCCACGATCATCCCCATCGTCGCCATTCCGGTCGCCCTGATCGGCACCTTCGCGATCATGGCGGGCCTGGGCTTCTCGCTGAACACCCTGTCGATGTTCGGCCTGGTGCTGGCGATCGGCATCGTCGTCGACGACGCCATCGTGGTGGTCGAGGCGGTGGAACACCACATTGCCCAGGGCCTCAGTCCCCGCGATGCCGCGCGCAAGACCATGGACGAGGTTTCGGGCGCGCTGATCGCGATCGCCATCGTCCTGGGCGCGGTGTTCGTGCCGACCGCCTTCATCCCCGGCATCTCCGGCGCCTTCTACAAGCAGTTCGCGGTGACCGTCGCGGTTGCCACCGCCATCTCGGCCTTCAACTCCCTGACGCTGAGCCCGGCGCTGGCCGCCCTGCTGCTGCGGCCCCACCGCATCCACACGACCGACAGCCGCAATCCCCTGCGCTGGCTGTTCAGCGGCTTCAACCGGGGCTTCACCTGGCTGTCCGACCGCTATGGCCGGGTGGTGGGTGGCTTCACCCGCCGCGCCGCGCTGCTGCTGATCGTCTATGCCGGCCTGATCGGGGCGACCGTGTTCGGCTTCGCCCATGTCCCGACCGGCTTCATCCCGATGCAGGACCGCGGCTATCTCATCGCCGTCATCCAACTGCCGCCGGGCGCCTCGCTGGCGCGGACCGACGAGGTCCTGCACCGTGCCAGCGACATCGCCCGCGGCGTGCCGGGCGTTGCCCATACCGTGACCATTGCCGGCTTCTCGGGCGCCACCTTCACCAGCGCCTCCAACGCCGGCGCGATCTTCGTAACCCTGAAGGACGCCGCCGAGCGCGCGGCCGAGGGCCATTCGGTCGACGCCATCATGGCCGAACTGAATCAAAAGCTGTTCGTCATCGAGGAAGCTTTCGTGCTGATCGTGCCGCCGCCGCCCGTCTCGGGCATCGGCAATGCTGGCGGCTTCTCGCTGCAGATCCAGGATCGCCTGGGCCAGGGCATCGGCCCGCTGAAGACCGCGGTCGACGATTTCGTGACCAAGGCCAACCAGATTCCCGGCCTGTCCTCGGTCTACACCCCCTTCACCATCGGCACGCCGCAACTGTTCGTCGATGTCGACCGGGTGAAGGCGCAGATCCTGAACGTCTCGCCCCAGGCGATCTTCGACGCCGTGACCACTTTCCTGGGCTCGTCCTACGTCAACGACCTGACCCTGTTCGGCCGTTCGTATCGCGTCACCGCCCAGGCCGATTCCCAGTTCCGCATCGACCAGGCCGACATCGCCCACCTGCGGGCCCGTTCCAACGACGGCGCCATGGTGCCGCTGGGCTCGGTCGCCTCGTTCCGCAACATCTCGGGCCCCGACCTGGTGGTCCGCTACAACCAATACCTGGCCGCGCCGGTAACGGGATCGCTGCTGCCGGGCGTCAGCACCGGGCAGGCGCTGTCCAGCCTGGAAGCCCTGGCCACGGAGAGCCTGCCGGAAGGTATCGCCTTTGAATGGACCGAGTTGTCCTATCAGCAGAAGATTGCCGGCAATACGGCGCTGATCGTCTTCCCGCTGGCCGTGCTGTTCGTCTTCCTGGCCCTGTCGGCGCAATACGAGAGCTGGGCCCTGCCGCTGGCGATCATCCTGATCGTGCCCATGTGCCTGCTTTCGGCCCTGGGCGGCATCTATTTCCGCGGCATCGACAACAACATCCTGGTGCAGATCGGCTTTGTCGTGCTGGTGGGCCTTGCCTCGAAGAACGCGATCCTGATCATCGAATTCGCCAGGCAACAGGAAGACCTGGGCAAGGACCGCTTCGCCGCCGTGCTCGAAGCCTGCCGCCTGCGCCTGCGCCCGATCCTGATGACCTCCTTCGCCTTCACCTTAGGCGTCGTGCCGATGGCGATCGCGGCAGGCGCCGGCGCCGAAATGCGCCAGGCCCTGGGCACCGCGGTGGTCTTCGGCATGCTGGGCGTCACCATCTTCGGCCTGCTGTTCACGCCGGTTTTCTATACCGTGATCCGCGGCCTGGTCGGCCGGCGCGAAAAGCGCGGGAATATGGCGACAACAGCCCCGGCGGAATGA